One genomic window of Tatumella citrea includes the following:
- a CDS encoding Trm112 family protein has translation MDHRLLEIVACPVCNGKLQFNQQLQELTCKADGLAYPVRDGIPVLLEYEARSLTAEESLP, from the coding sequence ATGGATCACCGTTTACTTGAAATAGTGGCATGCCCTGTCTGCAATGGTAAGTTGCAATTTAACCAACAATTACAGGAACTGACCTGTAAAGCGGATGGCTTAGCCTACCCCGTTCGTGACGGAATTCCGGTTTTACTGGAATACGAAGCCCGTTCTCTGACTGCGGAAGAGAGTCTGCCATGA
- the kdsB gene encoding 3-deoxy-manno-octulosonate cytidylyltransferase, which yields MSFVVIIPARYASTRLPGKPLVDINGQPMVVHVLQKALASGASRVIVATDHPDVAAAVTAVGGEVCMTREDHHSGTERLAEVIGKYEFSDDTIIVNVQGDEPLVPPVIIRQVADNLAKATSGMATLAVPIADAEEAFNPNAVKVVTDHQGYALYFSRATIPWDRQRYEHSREQAGDTLLRHIGIYAYRAGFIRRYISWQPCALEQIELLEQLRVLWYGEKIHVDVAIETPQVGVDTPHDLQRVREILTSK from the coding sequence ATGAGTTTTGTGGTCATCATCCCGGCGCGTTATGCTTCAACACGGTTGCCCGGCAAACCGCTGGTGGATATTAATGGTCAGCCGATGGTTGTTCATGTATTGCAGAAAGCCCTGGCTTCGGGAGCATCAAGAGTCATTGTGGCTACTGATCACCCGGACGTTGCTGCTGCGGTGACAGCAGTTGGCGGCGAAGTTTGTATGACCCGTGAAGACCATCATTCAGGCACTGAACGCCTGGCTGAAGTTATCGGGAAGTATGAATTTTCTGATGATACGATTATCGTTAATGTTCAGGGTGATGAACCACTTGTCCCGCCAGTAATTATCCGTCAGGTGGCGGATAATCTGGCAAAAGCGACCTCCGGTATGGCGACATTGGCCGTCCCGATAGCTGATGCGGAAGAAGCATTCAACCCAAATGCAGTAAAAGTTGTCACCGATCATCAGGGTTACGCACTCTATTTTTCCAGGGCGACGATCCCCTGGGATCGCCAGCGGTATGAGCATTCCCGCGAACAGGCAGGGGATACTTTGCTACGGCATATTGGTATTTATGCTTACCGGGCCGGCTTTATCAGACGTTACATCAGCTGGCAGCCTTGTGCACTGGAGCAAATTGAATTACTGGAACAGCTTCGTGTGCTTTGGTATGGCGAAAAGATTCATGTCGATGTAGCTATAGAAACGCCACAAGTGGGTGTCGATACACCGCATGACCTGCAACGTGTACGTGAAATTCTGACCAGTAAGTAA
- a CDS encoding phosphotransferase, giving the protein MELLKSELSLILGESVSRVETLNCQPQSCLYALYDQSGQAMPMAVRYFSQPGLAEQEARKLMLLRQKGTVHVPTVYGVVLSERPPFHELLLVERLGGISAEVPTHSAPQWEFLEQQIIDGLSSWHSQTADGMSGYIDSSQNLSWPDWYFQYTSVLFSLLQQKQPSVLSAEDLQILHRTQVRHDDLFADLSQPNVMIHGNLELKNIIKDSHTDRLLAMVQPGRILWAPAEYELFRLWTEAAGQSLILAYRQRYPLDEGFIWRCALYRLWHEAEQVVYNRPFSARLFAQAKTDLLPWLG; this is encoded by the coding sequence ATGGAACTGTTAAAATCAGAGCTTAGTCTTATCCTCGGTGAATCGGTCAGCAGAGTCGAGACCCTGAACTGCCAGCCACAGTCCTGCCTGTATGCACTCTATGATCAATCCGGGCAGGCAATGCCCATGGCCGTCCGTTATTTTTCTCAGCCAGGTCTGGCTGAACAGGAAGCCAGGAAACTGATGTTGTTACGCCAGAAGGGAACAGTTCATGTACCCACTGTTTATGGCGTCGTCCTCAGTGAAAGACCTCCTTTTCACGAATTACTACTGGTGGAACGATTAGGCGGAATTTCTGCGGAAGTCCCGACCCATTCGGCCCCGCAATGGGAATTCCTCGAACAGCAAATTATTGATGGCCTGTCATCCTGGCACAGCCAGACTGCTGACGGCATGAGTGGCTACATTGACAGCAGTCAGAATCTGAGCTGGCCGGACTGGTATTTTCAGTACACTTCAGTACTTTTTTCATTGTTACAGCAAAAACAGCCTTCAGTCCTTTCCGCGGAAGATTTGCAAATTTTACACCGGACGCAGGTCCGACATGATGATTTATTTGCCGATCTTAGTCAGCCAAATGTAATGATTCACGGTAATCTCGAATTAAAGAATATTATCAAAGATTCGCATACTGACCGGTTACTTGCCATGGTTCAGCCTGGCAGAATACTCTGGGCACCAGCTGAGTATGAATTGTTTCGGCTGTGGACAGAGGCTGCCGGCCAGAGTTTGATCCTTGCTTATCGTCAACGCTATCCACTGGATGAAGGGTTTATCTGGCGTTGCGCCTTATACCGGTTATGGCATGAAGCTGAGCAGGTGGTGTACAACCGGCCATTTTCTGCCCGGTTGTTTGCACAAGCCAAAACTGATCTTCTCCCCTGGCTCGGCTGA
- the elyC gene encoding envelope biogenesis factor ElyC: MLFIVKKLIGALLSPLPIIILFMACGLLLLWFTRRQKTAKIMISASWLILLLLSLQPVADRLLAPLEDHYPTWQGNQPVDYIVVLGGGYTWNPQWAPGSNLIGNSLPRVAEGVRQWRLSPGAKLIFTGAKAGGNPRSNASVAAEVAMSLGVPATDIIELDQPKDTAEEAAAVKNVVGNHSLLLVTSANHLPRAMIFFQRQGLHPFPAPANQLAINSPLNFWERITPSALWLSHSERAWYETLGGWWQKLTG, encoded by the coding sequence ATGCTGTTTATAGTTAAAAAATTGATTGGCGCACTGTTATCTCCCTTGCCGATCATCATCCTGTTCATGGCCTGTGGGCTGTTATTACTCTGGTTCACCCGGCGGCAAAAAACAGCCAAAATAATGATTTCGGCCAGTTGGCTGATTTTATTGCTATTAAGCCTGCAGCCTGTTGCTGATCGATTACTTGCCCCACTGGAGGATCATTATCCCACCTGGCAGGGAAATCAGCCGGTTGATTATATCGTGGTTTTAGGGGGTGGCTACACCTGGAATCCACAGTGGGCGCCAGGATCGAACCTGATTGGTAACAGCCTGCCACGGGTGGCAGAAGGGGTCCGTCAATGGCGTCTCAGCCCGGGGGCAAAATTAATTTTCACAGGGGCAAAGGCCGGGGGGAATCCTCGTAGCAATGCCAGTGTTGCTGCTGAAGTCGCTATGTCACTGGGTGTTCCGGCCACCGATATCATCGAGTTGGATCAGCCTAAAGATACAGCGGAGGAAGCTGCCGCAGTAAAAAATGTGGTAGGCAACCACTCCCTGCTGCTGGTGACCTCGGCGAACCACTTACCAAGGGCCATGATATTTTTCCAACGTCAGGGATTACACCCCTTCCCCGCGCCCGCCAACCAGCTCGCGATCAACAGTCCGTTAAACTTTTGGGAAAGGATAACACCTTCTGCACTATGGCTTTCGCACAGTGAACGAGCCTGGTACGAAACACTGGGCGGATGGTGGCAGAAGCTGACCGGTTAG